A DNA window from Paraburkholderia hospita contains the following coding sequences:
- a CDS encoding porin, with amino-acid sequence MRCLLCTIILVAASTAASAQSGVVLYGRVDGGLEYLNHIANGTGGSSTRWSAEGGDWGTSMLGFKGTEDLGGGMSALFDLETALQIMNGTTGGARLFSRRAYVGLKDETWGQLQAGRNLFIDSDGVWEFDPFVQQAVSSASLVRGRNWQQTNNNVEYHSPVFHGFDVQGQYALGNQASGFNNGPEGDFGRSDGIMLTYHSPLFDVRGIYDELRDSNGRFSNIFTASREYFVGTNIRVQKFKIQAAYTHYAAPDSPAGVSDSADHYWLGVTYQATPRWAVTAAGFYIHVCEGAGDASHDPASHAMLYALGTTYNLSARTFLYGTVSYVNNSRNGTFSVFATPRDSSSPTSPMPGESQTGVYVGMMHTF; translated from the coding sequence GTGAGATGTCTACTGTGCACTATCATCCTGGTCGCAGCGAGCACGGCTGCTTCTGCACAATCTGGCGTGGTACTTTATGGCCGTGTCGATGGCGGTCTCGAATATCTGAATCACATCGCCAACGGCACGGGCGGCAGCTCGACCCGTTGGAGCGCGGAAGGCGGCGACTGGGGTACCAGCATGCTGGGCTTCAAGGGCACCGAAGATCTTGGCGGCGGCATGTCCGCACTGTTTGACCTCGAAACCGCGCTGCAGATCATGAACGGTACTACGGGCGGCGCCAGGCTCTTCTCGCGTCGCGCGTATGTGGGCCTCAAGGACGAGACATGGGGCCAGCTGCAGGCCGGGCGTAACCTCTTTATCGACAGCGACGGCGTCTGGGAATTCGATCCGTTCGTGCAGCAGGCCGTGTCGTCAGCTTCACTCGTGCGAGGACGCAACTGGCAGCAGACGAACAATAACGTCGAGTACCACAGCCCGGTCTTCCATGGCTTCGACGTTCAGGGCCAGTATGCGCTCGGCAATCAAGCAAGCGGCTTCAACAACGGCCCTGAAGGCGACTTTGGCCGCTCGGACGGCATCATGCTCACGTACCATTCTCCTCTGTTCGACGTGCGCGGTATCTACGACGAGCTACGCGATTCGAACGGCCGCTTCTCCAACATCTTCACGGCCTCGCGCGAGTATTTCGTCGGTACAAATATACGCGTGCAGAAGTTCAAGATTCAGGCGGCATACACGCACTACGCGGCGCCCGATTCGCCCGCGGGCGTGTCCGATAGCGCCGATCACTATTGGCTGGGCGTCACGTATCAGGCCACGCCGCGCTGGGCGGTGACGGCGGCGGGCTTTTATATCCACGTCTGCGAAGGCGCCGGCGATGCTTCGCACGACCCTGCCAGCCATGCGATGCTCTATGCGCTCGGCACCACCTACAACCTCTCTGCGCGCACATTCCTCTATGGAACCGTCTCCTATGTGAACAACAGCAGGAACGGTACTTTCTCAGTGTTCGCGACGCCGCGCGATTCGTCCTCGCCGACGAGTCCGATGCCTGGTGAATCGCAAACTGGCGTTTACGTCGGGATGATGCACACGTTCTAA
- a CDS encoding DUF6880 family protein, which yields MSNEENPIDAKALAAVGRGGLATLLAEAAMTNPAMRRRLQFELSAQKGENVADAVRQWVSEFGAQTAFLDAEQVGEPAEELDAMRVTIASNVSAAAPDLAPDLMWQLFTLAGTIFERTTEEGWEVSCVFDEACSDLVRVSVDADVEPMEFTMKVVAAIASEQYGEYRALIRAIASAQPWAPAYVSDLKALLHRLLEEPPSPNSERSRDLRHVLQEFDSLSPT from the coding sequence ATGTCGAACGAGGAGAATCCGATCGATGCCAAAGCATTGGCGGCTGTCGGACGAGGAGGCTTGGCGACGCTGCTGGCCGAGGCGGCTATGACGAACCCGGCGATGCGTCGTCGGTTGCAATTCGAGCTGTCCGCACAAAAAGGCGAAAACGTTGCGGATGCCGTTCGCCAGTGGGTCAGCGAGTTCGGCGCACAAACGGCATTTCTCGACGCGGAGCAGGTGGGCGAACCGGCCGAGGAGCTCGACGCCATGCGGGTCACCATTGCCTCGAATGTTTCCGCGGCGGCGCCCGATCTTGCGCCGGATCTGATGTGGCAGCTCTTCACGCTGGCCGGAACAATCTTTGAGCGTACGACCGAAGAGGGATGGGAAGTCAGCTGCGTTTTCGACGAGGCCTGCTCCGATCTGGTCAGGGTAAGCGTCGACGCGGACGTCGAACCGATGGAATTCACCATGAAAGTTGTCGCGGCGATCGCCTCCGAACAGTACGGAGAGTACCGTGCCCTGATTCGGGCTATTGCATCCGCTCAGCCGTGGGCACCTGCCTACGTCTCTGACCTGAAAGCCTTGCTCCATCGATTGCTGGAGGAGCCGCCCAGTCCGAATAGCGAACGCAGCAGGGATTTGCGGCATGTCTTGCAGGAATTCGACTCCCTGTCTCCAACATAG